The sequence ACAGCAACGGCAGCCGCTATGTTTGGACTACAATGTGAAGTTTATATGGGGACCGAGGATGTCCACCGCCAGGCATTAAATGTCTTTCGGATGAAACTCTTAGGGGCTAAAGTTCATCCAGTAGAATCAGGAAGTAAAACCTTAAAAGATGCCATCAATGAGGCTATCCGTGATTGGGTCACAAATGTTAGAACAACCCATTATGTCATAGGCTCGGTCGTTGGACCTCATCCATACCCAATGATGGTGCGGGATTTTCAAGCAATAATTGGTCAGGAAACCAGACAACAAATCCTTAAATTAGAAGGTCGCCTGCCAGATTATCTATTAGCCTGCGTTGGTGGTGGAAGTAATTCGATAGGTCTATTTTACCCGTTTTTTAAAGATAAAAAGGTGAAGTTTATAGGCATTGAAGCCGCCGGGAAAGGACTTAATACAGAATTTCATGCCGCATCATTGCAAGCAGGTAGCCCTGGTGTTTTACATGGTAGCCTCTCTTATGTGCTTCAGGATAAAGATGGTCAGATTACTCCAACTCACTCTGTCTCTGCAGGATTAGATTATCCAGGGGTAGGGCCAGAACATAGCTACTACAAAGAGACTGGTAGAGCAGAATATGTTGGAGTGACAGATGATGAGGCACTGGAGTCATTCCAGATTTTAGCCCAAACAGAAGGAATAATTCCAGCATTAGAATCTGCTCACGCCATTGCCTATGCAAAAAAATTAGCCCAAAGACTAAATAAGGATGAGATTATTGTAATTAATCTGTCTGGTCGGGGAGATAAAGATGTAGAAACAGTATCAAAAATATTAAATGAGGAGGTGGATTAAAATGGAGGTATTAGGGTTAATATTAGGAATGTTAGGGTTGATTTTTACTTATATCTGGAGAGTTAATGGTAAACTCCAGAAAGAGATGATGCAAGCATTGGGGAAGATTGAAGAAGGTGCGGTGAAAATTGAAGAAACACAAAGAGATATAGTTCAAATGCTTCTTGAACACACAAGAATTTTGGACAGGATGGAAAGAAAAATGGCTGCCTGAGAGTATATGTCAGGTTAAGGTTTTATAGGCTTTCACGAAATTAAAAGCAAGTAATTGGTTAAATGGTAACTGGTGATTGGTAACTAATTACCATTCACCAGTTACCATTTACCAAATATAACGGTATTTAATTACCATTCACCAGTTACCATTTACCAAATATAACGGTATTTAATTACCATTCACCAGTTACCATTTACCAAATATAACGGTATTTAATTACCATTCACCAGTTACCATTTACCAAAGGATAAGGAGACAAAAGATTGAGCAATAGGATTGACTTAAAATTTCAAGAACTTAAGGCAAAAAAACAGAAGGCATTAATTACATTCATTACGGCAGGTGACCCCAGTCTTGAACGGACTTATGAATTAGTGCTCAAATTAGAAAAAAGTGGGGCAGATATAATTGAACTTGGCGTGCCTTTCTCCGACCCATTAGCGGATGGCCCGGTAATTCAAGCCTCATCAGAACGGGCA is a genomic window of bacterium containing:
- the trpB gene encoding tryptophan synthase subunit beta, with product MLPDKYGHFKSKDNFFGGKFVPETLMSALEELESNYLKTKNDTEFQTQLDYYLKVYAGRPTPLYFAQRLTEKFNSAKIYLKREDLCHTGAHKINNTLGQVLLAKYMGKPRVIAETGAGQHGVATATAAAMFGLQCEVYMGTEDVHRQALNVFRMKLLGAKVHPVESGSKTLKDAINEAIRDWVTNVRTTHYVIGSVVGPHPYPMMVRDFQAIIGQETRQQILKLEGRLPDYLLACVGGGSNSIGLFYPFFKDKKVKFIGIEAAGKGLNTEFHAASLQAGSPGVLHGSLSYVLQDKDGQITPTHSVSAGLDYPGVGPEHSYYKETGRAEYVGVTDDEALESFQILAQTEGIIPALESAHAIAYAKKLAQRLNKDEIIVINLSGRGDKDVETVSKILNEEVD